CATCTCCACCATTCCGCTGGGCCGCCTCTCCGAGCCCAAGGACATTGCCGGCGCGTGCCTCTACCTCGCCTCCGACGAGGCCGAGTTCATCACCGGCGTGGTGCTGGAAGTGGATGGCGGACGCACCGTCTGACGCGCCCTGTGCCCAAACAGAAAGGCCCGCCGCGAACCCTCGCGGCGGGCCTCTTCGTTGGCGGAAAGGGCAATCGTTCAGGCGTAGAAGCTGGCGATCAGCACGAAGCCCAGAAGCGAGATGAAGGCCCAGGAGGCAGCGCCCAGCGCCAGCGGCTTGAAGCCCTTGGCGCGCAGCTTGCGGACATCTGTCTCAAGGCCCATGGCACCGAGCGCGATGGCCAGGAGGAAGGTGGTGACCTGTGCGATCTGGGGCTTGGCTTCGGCGGGCACGATGCCGAGGCTGTTCACCACGATCATGGCCATGAAGCCCAGAACGAACCAGGGCACCGGCGGGGCGGCACGGCCCGCCTCGCCCCCCTTGGCGCGGCGGGTGGCGGCGAAGCCCAAGGCGAGGACCAGCGGCGCCAGCAGCATCACGCGGGTGAGCTTGGCCACCGTGCCGAACTCGCCCGCCTCCTGTCCGCCCTGGAAAGCGGACGCCACGACCTGCGCCACCTCATGGATGGTGGCGCCGGTCCACAGCCCATAGGCGTGGGCGGAGAAACCGGTGAGCGGCAGGAGCACCGGGAACAGCAGCATGGAGATGGAGCCGAACACGGTGACGCAGGCCACCGCATAAGCCACGTCCTCGTCCGACCCGCGTGTAACCGTGTTGGTGGCGATGACGGCGGAGGCGCCGCAAATGGACGTGCCGGCGGCGATCAATTCCGCGAGGCGCGGCTCCACCCCGATGGCGCGACCGATCCAGCGGGTGACGAAGAAGGTGGACACCAGGCAGGCGGCAACGATCAGGAAGCCGGACAGGCCGATCATCTGCACCTGGGCCAGCGTCAGTTGCAGGCCGAGCAGGATGATGCCGAAGCGCAGGATGCGGCGCAGGGAGAATTTCACACCGGGAATGGCCCAGGCAGGCGTTCCGATCAGATTGTGAAAGCTCATGCCGACCACGATGGCGATCACCAGCGGGCTCAAGGAGGAAATGCCCGGAATCAGGCGCAGCGCATAGGCAAGGCCGGCGACCGTAACGGTCAGCGCCAGCCCCGGCAGAATATTCCCCGCCGCCTTCGCGACCGGCCCCACGGGGCCGGCCAAAAATGACGGCGCCACCCTCTCATCGGCCATTTCGGCCTCCCTGTTTGCCCGGCTCAAAAGTGCGGCGGCGCGTTCGATC
This genomic interval from Aquabacter sp. L1I39 contains the following:
- a CDS encoding YeiH family protein; the protein is MADERVAPSFLAGPVGPVAKAAGNILPGLALTVTVAGLAYALRLIPGISSLSPLVIAIVVGMSFHNLIGTPAWAIPGVKFSLRRILRFGIILLGLQLTLAQVQMIGLSGFLIVAACLVSTFFVTRWIGRAIGVEPRLAELIAAGTSICGASAVIATNTVTRGSDEDVAYAVACVTVFGSISMLLFPVLLPLTGFSAHAYGLWTGATIHEVAQVVASAFQGGQEAGEFGTVAKLTRVMLLAPLVLALGFAATRRAKGGEAGRAAPPVPWFVLGFMAMIVVNSLGIVPAEAKPQIAQVTTFLLAIALGAMGLETDVRKLRAKGFKPLALGAASWAFISLLGFVLIASFYA